Part of the Diabrotica virgifera virgifera chromosome 6, PGI_DIABVI_V3a genome, tgcgtcatcacgcccagatggatgacgtcactagtatgatatatacgccaaaaaaatataatttaaaaataaaaatcgagctgattcgtaatttatctccagagtctcccattctcgagaaaatgagtttattccaactcaaacgtcctcactgtacctataacttcagaggcttatatcttagaactatgattttttggagctacgcgcccatggagtcttttgttctacatatcaaggactaccagaatccaaagtttcagagcatttgacagagagccatttcccataaggtttctgcggagTTCTTTAATCAAAATAAAGGCTCCCCCAAACCAACGCGAATTATTCGCAGCGGATTCGTGACGGAAAGTTCGCAGTCGAATTCCTGACGGAATTCGTAAAGAACTTCATATTGAAGCGAATATATTCGCGTCATACTCGTATGTGTCTAGTATTGAGAAGAGTTGGTGACAACGAAAAAGAAAGAATACTACTCAGTGATCTCAATTCTTCACAAAAATGTATACATCATCAGATGAAGAAGAAGCTCTTGTAATGTTAGCAATGGAGGACGACAATTCAAGGTAAAATTATTATCTATAGTTATCCTAAAACAACAATATGgactatattatgaatttaatcTTAGGAAAAGAAGAAAATGGGTTCATGATATCAATCTAGAAAGACTGAAATGTGGGGAATATCACACGCTGATGCCTCAATTACGAAAAGACGATAAAAGATGCTACATTTATTTTAGAATGACAATATATTGTTTCGATGAACTGTTGCACCTTGTAGAAAATGATATTAGAAAATCAGACACGAATTACCGAGAAGCTATTTCTCCCGAAGAACGGTTGGCCATAACATTAAggtaagaaaatgaaaaaaaaaactgcaGGCATTATTTATATCATTAATTTACTACAGTAAAAGAGAATAAGGATCAAAATAACTCTAAAATATACTTTATGTATTGTAAGGGTCAAAGGAATTGACATAGTTGGAAACTGATGGATTATGAGAAGCTGCTTGGTTGCAACTCTGCGCCAAGTTGTGTAGtgtaatataattattttcaCAATTCACTTCATAGAACCCAGAAGTATTCGATTGTTTAGGTAATGCAGTGTCATTTGGTGAAGGTAGGGATACAACCGAAATACGGAAGAGGGGTTTTGATAGGTGTCTGTACTTTCAGCTCTAGATTGATGGCTATTCAAAGAATTTTCCTCCAATTGAAGCAACTCCTGCTCCATGATAACTTGCgcaatcttcatttttgtttcaatttGCCTTCTAGGAGAGAAAGATTTTACCGTAGAAGCATGAGCCAAAAACAGTTGATCGGTAGCATCATGCACTACTCTCTTTTTGCTCTCAAAATAACTGATCATATCTTTCACAGATGTGGATGGCTCAGAATTGCGTTTTCTGTTTGTTCTGCCTGTAGAAGGAGTTTCATTTGAAAGAGTAACCCTAGGAGCTTCATTTCGAGTAGGTTTCGATGAGGAGggttgaatcttattctgggaaTCATCTGTCTGAGTTGTTAGTAGATTTTTACTACACGTTGGTTTCTGTACTGCGAAATTTTCATCCGTTAATATATTTTCGGGTGATTCTATATTTGGGAATGCTTCAGATTCTTGTGTATCAACATCTGTGACATTGGATGCAGTCTTAGCAAAATTTAGGAACGGTTTGAACGATTCCATATGATCTGCCcatatccatttttttttatcGCTTGCCGCTTGTCCAGTTCTAGTTTTATTAGTTCTTATGTACTTAGCGTACGTATCGCGCAGAttcctccattttttttaatctcATCCCCTGAAACAAAATACTCTTTTAGGTATCTGGCTACCGGAGATACATTTTATACAATAGGCCATAGTTTTAGAGTCGGGTTTTCGACTGTAAGTGCCATAGTTGTGGAAGTTTGTGAAGCTTTATGTAGAAATTTGCAACATGTTTACTTGCCCGAACCAACTACAGAAATATGGAAAAAATCTGAAGAAGGTTTTAGAAATACCTGGCGATTCCCAAATTTTATTGGTAGCATCGATGGCAAGCATGTTACTATCAAGTGTCCAGACAAAACAGGATCTAATTATTGGTGTTATTTGAATAAGTTTTCTACAGTATTAATGGCTATTGTTGGCCCAGATTATAGATTCATTTCAGTTGATATTGGCGGTTTTGGTAAAAACAGCGACGGTGGAATATTCGAAGCTTCCAACATGGGAAGAAGATTTGAAACAAATCAGATGGGTGTACCTGAGCCGAAAAATCTCTCAGGCCAGAATGAACTTTCCCCCCATGTCTTAATTGGAGACGAAGCCTTTGCACTAAAACCATACTTGTTGAGGCCCTTTCCATACAGTCAAAGCAGAACAGATATTTTCAAGGAAAATTATAATGTGAGGCTCTGTAAAGCGAGAAGAGTAGTAGAAAACGCTTTCGGAATATTGGCACAAAAATGGCGTATATTCTACAGACCAATGGAAACAAAAATTGATACTAGTATTCTCATTGTGAAAACTGCATGTATTTTGCATAATTTTCTAAGGACAAAAAAATGTGATGATAGATTCATAGAACTTTTAGATCCACCAGAGCCTGAACTTGGAGCATTTCAAAATTTGGACAATGACCCAAGGAGAGCTGCAAGACTGGCATTTTCTGTTCGAGAAAAATTTGCCACGTATTTTAATTCAGGACTATGAATAGATTGTTCACGATGAAAATAATGGACTCTTCTTGCAGTAAATACAGTATATTGTTTAGGCCTCTGCTTTTCTTTAGTCTTAGATGTAGAAAAATAAACCAATACAAATCGTAAAACTACTCACCATTTTCGCCTATTTCTTCTCCTATTCTAGTCCAAATCTTGTCCTTTttccttacatttttataatcttcatgaGAAAGGTCATAGAGAATAGGATACTTTCGAACCAACTCAATAATTCTctccattttcaattttttcacatgCGAAACCACTGCGAAACTGATAAAAACGCTGTCGAGTGCGAACTAAGATTCCGGACGAATAAATACGCAGACAAAACGCATGCCCGAACGACGAAAATCGTACTTGTCTGAACTTGTATACTTACCACAGTGGAAACAATTCAATGCGAATCGTATGCGGTACGGAATTCCGCAGGTAATGCGAATTTTCCGCGTTGGTTTGGGGGAGCcttaactgtgccgtttcatatttaacttcaaatatctcgaaaactaacgactttatcgttaccaatgaagagtacattatttacgtaaaaagtattggagaatctaaaaacggaactaaaatagtaattcctccagtggcgtagaatttgagaagggtcaaccattcactatcccctgtcgtacgcctctggtagtagctagaaacgtttgtttatcataatttagtagggtgtatagtagtcgcacattctgccaagtatgaaaaggataagtcgaatagttttaaaatgctgagcaaaaatagtttttaaatttttagataaaacaccctgtaactcagtaagggaccacattttattaaagtgttttaggttaaatcttcgtattttgtgctaaggtttctccagttactatggacaattattaatgaaacaccctgtatatgttttgaatttatatttgtttttatttacaatttgcaagCTAACAACGATGCTAGACTCTAGAGAGTTAATTTCTGAGTGACCAGAGCTCTACATTCCAGCACATAATGATTATGGGATTGCAAATAAGAGGGACAACGTATGGGAAATAATAGCAGTATTTcattcgctgacggtaaaatatgacaaaacctaaaaattttaaagaaccgtttagattgacataaaatttggcatacgcaaaGGTATCATGTCAAaaaagaaaagtgatattgtgccgatgtgagcttttgccatgggggtgactttcaccccttctcgggggtggaaaaataaacgttcaaaataagtccggaaactgATAAacttactaattctaagcaacttctgttctatagcattttttcattaaggtaatactttttgagttatttgcgagtaaatattatgttcattttccaacaaaaaaacacgtttttaagcggttttttgcaaatagctCAAAATGTAAGtaatttatcgaaaaaaaaaacattcttagacATTAGAATTGGGAAGTAGAAGGAAAAGGAGAAGACCCAGGAAAAAATGGATAGATCATATCGAAGAAATAGGAAGGAATAATGAGAAAAGTATTGAATAACTAAAGATGATGGCTCCTACGATATATTTATGTCTAAAAAAGTTTATtacaaaaacaataacatttATCAATAATATCAAATACAACAATAATTTTGACTTATATCAAAAAAGATTTTAATGTTTTTCTCTGTTTTCTTGAAGGTTGTTCGTCGTCTGAGTCGTAAAGTATGCGTCTCCGGGAATCGTGTATTCCTGTTGTATTGCCAAATTGTGAATTGTTGAAGAAGTCATTACCTATGACGGTAATTTGAGGATGTAAAGGCTTTATCtgaaagtgatataaaaaatgttaataatgaATGTGAAGCCCTATTCGTTATAAATAGATAAAATAAACATTCTAACATCTATGTTTCTAAGGGTTCTAAAACCcgtgaatttaatattttccgcTTCTTCTtggccttctatcgtccacgtttggacataggcctctccaaACTCCTTCCAtaggtctctatcctgagcaacatatttccaatttgttccggctactcttttaatatcatcaacccatctcatctgtggtcttcctctcggtcgtttactttggtaaggtctccaatgttgtatcgttgcattccaacgttggtctttttgtctagcagtgtggcctgcgaagctccatttaagtttggcaacttttgttgttatgtcctcgacttttgtttttgatcttagtcgttcctctttttatctgacagtcgtatacctaacattgctctttccatagctctttctgttggggctagtttattcatatttgccttggttagggtccaggtttgacatccatatgtcatgatagaaaggatgcactggttgaacactttggtactcaaatattgaggtattttgcggttcttaagtatccaaccaagttttccaaattctgcccatgctagtcttgctctcctaataatttccgcactttggttttctttgtcaagtttcaggatttggcctaggtagatatattcctgactttttctatctcactgccatttatagttatacgtctggggtcatctgtgtttgtcattatttttgttttcttcatgttcattatcaggccgacgtattgggagctgcctgcgagttcctctatcataatttgcagttcctcgaataagcttgctataatcacaatgtcgtcagcgaatctgaggtggtttagcttcttgccattaacgttaatgccatacgTTGatcaatttgtcgttttgaagacgtcttctaagtgctaggttgaaaagctttggcgatattacgtctccttgtctcacgcctctcttaatagggatgggatttgtattttcgtctagttgtactatcatagttgcattttcatatatattatgtattagttgtctatatctcgaatctattctacaattattaatagcttgttctatggcccacatctcgatactatcaaacgccttttcatagtctacgaaggcaagaaatacgggtagttggtattcatttgccttctctatcaatgttctcattgtcagcagatggtctgatgtactatattctttccggaagccagcctgttccactggttggtaattgtccattttgtaggtcaaccggttgttaataattctcatagtttgtatacttgactgagcaacgatatcggtctataattctgtaggtcacatttgttcccttttttgtgtaaaagtattactagactttcgttccagtctttagggatcttgctattatggagacatttattaaatagctctgttagtatagggattgttactgttttgcttgttttcaagagctcggcaattataccgtcctgtcctggagctttattattttttagttgttttaaagctttctatttcgaatccctctatatttggtagtacttctgatcccacgttttttatttttcttttcacgttctcctttgttgattcattaggctggctttgcgagctgtacaagcttttgtagaagtcttcgactatttttgttattttatatttgtccttctcttccttactattggcgtctttaattttgatgattttttgaacacccagtGCGTGTCTTAaacattttaagcctctgttgttttcaatgactcgctctattaagttctcgttccattattgtaagtcgcgttttagttcttttctaattgttttattaagttatatgtattcttgagtatggcgtttgttttgcgttagtagttgtcttctttagtacttgttttctttgcgacctctagtccggcttcgagaaggttcttattgatgttttgttaatttcgtcaatttcatcttgattatgtgaaggatcatattcgaacttatccgctaagacctctcggaattgctcttcatttgtttttactttaaaggcatctattcgcgcagggcctattttaccactaggcccatgaggcacctgcctcgggcttGCATTTTAATGAGGCCCGGAAagattcttaaaaaatttttattgcaataagaaaatgaattttcaaattttttttattcattcatttAAAATCGCATTGGGCCAATTAAGCGAAGATTCAAAAGAATACCTATTGTACGTTCTACGTTAGTTTATTCTTTAAACGACGATTTGGAATAAACTTTTGGACAGAATAAATGCAACCAGTAGAAACTACAGTAATGTGTGAACTTTACAATAGTTTAATCAAATGTGTAGgtataaagaaaacaaaacaaatattttcagaaattgaaaatgaagataaaaaattATAGCCAATAAGCGTTTCATATAAAGATGAGCTGTCCCGAGAACGCAAAACAAATTTTTGATGAAGATTCAAGAGTTCCCGAAACTATTTTTTAAAAGGACATGAAACTTTTAAATTAAATCGTTTTTACCTATTTGTGATACTTTAATCACGCAACTATTTATAGGAAAAGATGCTTATAATTCAGTAAACGATATTTTTGTTATCTTGTTCACACACAATAGCGAAACAGTaaactcgaaaactattactGAATATTATGAGAACGATATCGACGTTGATGATTTAGTGGAAGACGTGTCACATTTTAAAGAAATTTGCAGCACatctaatatcttaaaaaattCGGAAAGTATGATGAGctttttgattgaaaataacaTCATATCGATATTTACAAATGTAGAAACGTTgcttataatttatttaactatACCCATTAGCAATAGCAACTCTTCAGGTGAAAAATCGTTCTCGGTACTGTGGTTCTAAAAAGAGTAAGTCGAATTTAAAAAATTCTCTAAATCAACAAAGTCTGTCTTTGGCTATTTtaaatatacaaaatgatattttacaaaaaattgatacaaatagtAGCGGGGTcttggatgctaaatttgcagttactaaagcgtcatTGGAACCTATAAGGTTGGaagattaggttctaaaaccaaaaaagttaagttttccattttggTAGGGATTTTCCTTGTGTTGCCACGCCACTTTCGGAGTGGaggtgtcgtgtttggtgtcattcgatagatttttggaaaatattgaacATGCATTTTTCGGTTTTTCGATCTGATTTTTATTTCGTCCATTTCGTTTCATTTCCTTTATATTTAGGGCCCGATAAATTTTGTAGTGCCTCGTGCCTGATTTGAACTAAAATAGGCTCTGTATtcgcgttgtttttttaaatattctttttctctcttctttcatgttaatatttatttttctctaactatacgatggtcactacccgttgttacgttgttgattgttgttacgtcttcaaatattcttttgttgtttgagagaaaatagtctatttcatttttggtggttccgtcaggtgcaacccatgtccactttctgttTGGTTTtccaaaatttccaatcttgctttcagagtcttcaatcttacttccaattttggcgttaaaatctcccattattattattttggattctctgttggtgtctatagctttattaagatcttcgtaaaaagtatttatttcttaatcagtcggagcataaacttgcacaatctttaatttggtttttggatttagttttaaaatcatgtatgtaaccctgtctgagatgctgtcaattatttgaatttgtgattttctcttcttgttgATTAAGAAACCTACTCCGCCGTATGTATAGTCTTCATTGCCTTTATAATAGAGCCTGTTGCCTAAATGTAAGTCCACATACCCTTCACCTCTTCTTGTAACTTCTGATAGTCCCATTATATCCCAATTCATATTCCCTAATTCCTCTTCTAGTTCGTAGAGTTTTTCGTCTCTTGCCATGGAACGGATGTTGTAAGTTGCTATATGGAGTTGtttgttgttcttctttttcaatgtcgacttgcctcccccagaatcctcgAGGCAAACCGTTATTTCGGTGTGGGACTGTGGAATAAACttcctacccacctggggtatCTTCCTTATATCTGTTGAAACCGACATTTTTGATTTTTGGAGGTTTTGGCCATAACCCACCACGCTGTCCAGACGGGTTGGTGGGTGGGAGGGGATATTAGGGAAGGAAATTGGGGTTTGGATAGGATAATACTGAGGTTGGGGCCTGGTTACCTCCAAATAGGAAATGGAGGAAAAAACCAGGAGCTTGCGTGGGCAGGGGCTCTAAATCCCTGAAGTAAGTCTGCTCTCTATCGGGATCATAGAGGGGTACCTACCCGCTACCACCATTTTCCGCTTACTAACTATAATATCATgtactttatttttttggtattgaGATCCAGTCCATGTTCTCTGCTTAAATCTGATATGCGCAACATTATTTTTTGCAAACCATCTAAgctatctgcaaaaactactgGGTCGTCGGCATATTtcatgttgttcagacgcactctgTTGACTAATAATACTCCTTCCTGCAGTTTTCCCAGCGCTTGCTCAAAGATATGTTCAGAGTACACATGTTAAATAACACCGGGAACAGAATTCATCCTTGTCCCACTCCTCTATCCACGGAGATTGCCTCTGTCAACTGATCATCCATTTTAAtgttggcagtttggttgtaataaaattatatagtACTCCCAAGTCTTTATCATCTAAACCCGCTTCTTTGGTTACGGGCTTATCATTtattactctatcaaatgcctttttgtagtcgataaaacaaaaatatacgtTACAGTTGACATCTCTGCATAAGCACTTATACAGCGAATAGCTTTTTAGGTGCTTAAGGCATCGAGGAACACAAATTGTGTTCATGGCATTTGTTCTCGTCTTTTATATATTCTGCTGTGTAtcacttttaaaaatgttttaaataagtggctcattaggctaattgttctgtagtcttcgtattttttggcatataattTTTTTGCTatagttacgaaggtcgactGTTTTGACATATTTCGTCCAAGTACAGTGGAGTCCCGATATAACGAACCCCGATATAAATAATTCCCTGATGTCACGATTTTTTTAAAATCCCCTTCAAACGTCTATAACACTCAATGTAAATAATACCTATATATAATGAATCATCTAGATTTTAACCCTCTATATAACGAATTTTTTCGAGTTGCGGAGATAAATTAAAAcccctgtataataaatattgAGTGTAGCAAACCCCTATATAACGCACACAACCTCTGTATTACGTATTTGTTCGTTCCAAACCTCGGTTTAGCGTAGTTAAGTATAGACAGTGGCGACTCACAGACAAGTCCAGAGATGTAAACAATCGGACCTGCTTCTTGCCCCCTACCCTACAATCATCAGTGCAGCATTGACATTGTGTTTATTTACACTGTGATCAGTAACTAGTGTACTCCTAGGGTACACTAGGTACAATACCTGTATTATTCAGATTTAAGAACCCCTTTTTAACGAATATTGGCTGCATCTAACCTCGATATAATGAACCCCGTTATTGAAAAATTCccgatataacaaatttttttcgGGCCCTTCAGATTCGATATACCGAGGTTCTACTGTATCTAGTTTCTTTTACATACTTTTTTTTTGCCTTAAGGTATAACCCACACAGCCagatacaaattttgtaaaaaaagagTACAAAGATTTTATACAAGGATTACACTCTTCTCGCCCAGGGGCTGATCAGGGCATTTTATAACTCTTGCACACTTAATAGTGGTTTTCCTTGGTTGTCTGCCAAACACCCAGCTCTTTTTAAGTACATACTAACACAGATTATCACAACATGTTCTGACAATCTGTGATACTGCTGAGGTATTTATATGATGAAAACTAATGCAgtttaaaaaattcttctaaacaTTCAAAGTATGTTTATTAAGCTTAATTTATTAAAAAGACTTacctttttaaactttttaaagtttttaccATTGGTTTGGGCCCTACAATCGACTTCATCACTCGAACTAGGCTGTCTCATCGAACGGCCAGACAAAACACCTACAACTATCTTATTCTTAAATAAATTAACGAAGTCTTGTAGTTCTGTATCGTattcattttctttttctttctttacatgAACCGAATTGTTCTTTGAGTACCATCCGGAACCGTCATCGGATACTTTAGTTATATGAGGATAATATTCTGGTTCTTGAGGTTCCTTTTTGGTGCATGATAACATAGGTGTGTTATCGATGGGTTTGGTTGCACTTAGCAACGGATTATCGGACGATAGTTTGGACATCCCTGTTAGCTGCGTCGAAGATGGAAGTGAGTTATCTTCAATGTTACTTTTTTTCGTTACCCTAAGCAACGGATTATCGGACGACAGTTTGGACATCCCTGTTAGCTGTCTCGAAGATGCAAATGGGTTATTTTCGATGTTGCTTTTTTTTGTTAATGTGATGCTACTAAACGGATTCTTTTTTGTGACTTTTGCTGGCTGTGAGTCGTCAGAATCACTGTCttctattatttttcttttttctgttaTTGGTTTCTAgaataacagaataatttaaaATACCTTTAACACATTTTTTAACATCAATTAAAATACAAACtcaaagattgcgagtattgacttaATTTATATTCAATAGTATTAAAATACCTAATTGAAAAAAGGTTCTTTCTATTTTCAACTGTCTCTCGAATATGAATATACATATACACATATCAGTTCATCTAAAAGTAAGACGAAAATTATAAAGAATACCTTGCAAGAATTTACAACTCTAAAAAGATGGAAATGAAGCCTTTTTTGCAATACTAATGAGTCCCGTAAGACTGCAGTGGCAGATCTGCTCCAGAAAGGTTTGGGAGTGCAAGTTGAAGCCAAACAGCAATTAAAATCAGAAGAAGCACATGCctaattcaatttaaaaataatgatgACAAAAAACtggtataatataaaataaagaatAGCAATGGAGAGAGAATATACATTataagtctggatcccgcgtatgaaaaaaattggattggatttaaaaataaaactacctaataggcctggatcccgcacaccaaaaaagtttattaatagcaagccgaaaatttgttaatagcttaagggtgtctagtcggataaactttgatatatggtaatactggaacaggggcagttttaattgtggaacaggttaaatatttggaacggtcagaccacgaaaacggcacatttattttgtccgacagaatagacttagactctccgaacagagattaaactctcatgcaaaaatcagactgctatttatcacctgtcataattcctgtcatttgacgtgtaatctctgttcggagagtttaagtctgttctgtcggacaaaatacatgtgccgttttcgtggtctgaccgttccaaacttttaacctgttccacaattaaaacttcccctgttccagtgttcccatatatcaaagtttgtccgactagacacccttaagctattaacaaattttcagcttgctattaatcaacttttttttcatactcgGGATCCAGATCTATTAATCATGATATGACCAaacaagaacaaaaaatacaaaaaacttaTGCAGGGGAAGaggaacaaaaagaaaaacaGGTGGAGATAGGCTACAGGGAGATAACAATAGACGAAATCATTTTTGGAAATGGAATATCAGCAAacaagatataataaaaatataaacaaagaaCATAAAACAGAGCCAGAGTTGGAACTTGGATTGTGAGATGCACTTTCAAAGCTCTAAAGCAGTTGGCAGAAGAAGTAAGTAGATATAAATTGAGGAGCTATTCTTAAGGGGAAAATTTTTATGATTTATGCGCCATCCGCTGGCACCCTGAAAAAAAATATAACTCCATTGCtgtgctgcagtgattgggactaaccCAGAtcctgaaatataaaatttcaaagtgattattgaaatatgttattttctatatcattaactaggatttttgaaaaacattaaaatttgaaaaaatgaagtgttgaattttttttaattagctaaaaaattttcagtttcaaaaaccgccaaattgacattttttatccaatCAAAgaacccctagttgatggtatagaaaataactgaTATTTccataatcactttgaaattttatatttcaggaTCTTTATTATAGACCACTCATaagcggtaaaaaactgtaaaaccgtggaattttgagaaccaaggtaGATTTCGTGGAAAATTGGGATTTAGGTAGTACAGTCAAActcgcttattagaatacctcttaaaggaatatcccggtttaaggaataacaatttgaggtcccgaaacgtttctaatagcgatcaatgatcggttattagaatatcccggttagaGGAATCCTTTTGATTgtcacgaaggctattccaatacgcgggttcgactgtaattataacctttgttaaaatctaccctatgccaagtgcggttttgccctgggggtgaaaataACCCCATCTAGTGGAtggaatttttttaatcaaaataactatggaaatcgatagagtgaccaattctgaggaaattttgttctataaattttttttgcaaaattgagactttccaagttatttgcgattgaaactatgcatttttcattgaaaaaactcacgttttataacggtttttcatgaataacttacaaaaatttaattttatagaaaaaaatcattaagaacaaaattgtggctaataaaaaaacaaagagatacAGACTTAGGTAAACCCAATGACAACCTCTTTAAAGGAGgtttattttcgaagaacctcgaaatggagaactttcaatctcaaataactcgaatgtggtgaaattttttgggaaaacttaacagACCTCTTTTCAAGCTG contains:
- the LOC126886116 gene encoding uncharacterized protein LOC126886116 is translated as MYTSSDEEEALVMLAMEDDNSRKRRKWVHDINLERLKCGEYHTLMPQLRKDDKRCYIYFRMTIYCFDELLHLVENDIRKSDTNYREAISPEERLAITLRYLATGDTFYTIGHSFRVGFSTVSAIVVEVCEALCRNLQHVYLPEPTTEIWKKSEEGFRNTWRFPNFIGSIDDPPEPELGAFQNLDNDPRRAARLAFSVREKFATYFNSGL